The stretch of DNA ATGCGATCCGCGCGAAGGTGCTGCGCGCTTGAGGGACTGGGCTTGAGTCTGAGATATTGTTGATACTGCGCGTCATACGCTGGCCAAACAAAAGAGGCATGCCTTGGCTTGTTGGGGTCCCTGTGGTAAAGAAAAGGCTAAGATTAGTGTCCATATGTTGTTTTGTCCCCAGTGAGTACCTCTCTTAACCTATTTTAATCTCCTAATAAATCGCACTTTCGAaaacttaaacacgaaggcgcggtataaaagggTGCTTCCACTGTAAGCATCGgctcatttgtcaatcaaccgCCGTGGAGTGAggatcaaattcaagatggcggcacgAGTCAAGTACAAAACACAGAGGGGAGAGGTTTCAAAGCGCTTCCTGATGTATAAAAATGCCAACTCTACCTTCTTGTCCGATAGAAtgtgtaaaaaagaaaactcaGTAGAAGTAAAGCTACGAAACCAACGTGATTTATACAAAAAAGGAGCAAACGCATGATCGGAAAACAACGATTTCAAACCTCGACAAAAGGTGAGCTTTTAAGCTTTTTTCATAGCTTTAAAACTCAGAAAACAGGATTTAGTCATCATAAGCTTATAGGTACTTAAAGTGGCGGGGAAACTCTGTTTTGCTAGAAAATGCATCTTGACTTTGTCCACATTACTGCCGATAGAAGTAATGCAGGCCTTCTATAGAAAAGATGTTGTTTGTAGATCAAATCTTGCTTtcctcttgtttgtttttatttttacatcgcCTCGAGCTAGGACAAGATTGTTTTGTGGTGTGTGAAGTTTTAATTCTAGTTACAAGCTACTATAAGTTGGAATTCAAGTATAAATATGTAATAAATGGTAGTGTTTTTTATCGTTGGGATCAGTCCATTATTTGTATTCTAGTAATGTTAACTAAACAGTTTGTCTGAATGAATTGGGGGCCAAACTTGCATGTCGAATCTATTATATAATTTCTAATCAATTATATGATTTCATCCTAGCTATTCCCAAGTCATGGTGACATCTGAATAATCAGCAAGATATATTCCTCAAGAAAAAGCAGATACAAAGACATGTATTACATTTTCCATGTGATTTTAAAtcataaacattattttataaagGAAACATGTTTTGTTGCTATAAGATTGATTGATGTGCTAGTGAAGTGTATAAAGCAACCAGTCATATTTTATAGACTGCATTATAGattataattttgaataaaccAAAAAGCTTTCTCTTTTATCCATTCAGTTCAAGACTTCTCATTCTTACAGTAAATGCAAGTATAGATACAGGGAGGATATCCATTGAATGAAAACAGTAAAAGTCATTTCTCTATTTTGTATTATTAACTTATAATTAACTTAAAGTATAAAACATATGTTTGGGTAAACCCTTTATAAAACTAAGGATCCAGACCGGTTTTGGGCAAATAGAAACAAAAGCTAAttcaattgttattatttctacATTATTTGTAGTCATCATAGATtggaagataaaaacaaaatactataCAGGTGCATTCTGATCCAAAAAGTAGAAAGATAGACTCAATTATGGCTCAATCTCACTTAGATGGATATCAGGCATTTCTTTAGTAGCCCTTCAGTTTTTTGGTGTACATATATGTGTGGGTATATAAGCTGATACATTGTACAAAGGGTTATCTGCTGTTTCTGTGAGCCAGTTTGCACTATAAAAATtattgaaacaaatgttttctttatattgTATACCACTCCCTTGTTTTGTACAGTTTCTGTGAGCCAGATTTGcactataaaaacaaatattgaaacaaatgttttcttttattgtatacCAATTCCTTTGTTCTGTACAGGCAAATAGTAAGTTTGCATTTTATTGGGATGGTACTAAGCCCTTCTTTTAACCCTACATCTGATAAATTAGCACAAGGGCACAATGGTCTAATGACCAAGTGCTTTCCTAGAAATCAAATTGACTGCACTATGCTCCCTATTCAAACAGGTGTACCTAGTACTCTGTTTAGTATACTTATAAATGACAGGGTGAGGGTAAGTTGACAAATTTCCTTAGCCTTTCTTTATGTTCTGGATCAAGAAGTCTGGTACTAACAGCAGGATGGCACCAGAGAAAGGACCCAAGGTAATGACCACCCTAGATAATGTAATATCAGAGTTTCACTTGCACACTCCCTGGATACCGCTGAAATATCCTTTGAAACTGGGGTCATTTGCCGTAGCCTGATCATGGTAACATGTATTGATCAACtattaaatttggtaaaaagataataaagacAAATTGACTTTCTCGTCAAAGTCAACTGGGGGTTCAACATTCCCTGACCTGCCCACCACACCAAATTTTCTTCCTGCTCAGGTAAATGTCAAAACACTTAATGGATTTTTGGTTAATTCTTGAACAGATGTACAACAGCAGATAGGCAcactttgcatttttgttttacacctgttgcagCAACAAGAAAGAAGAAGTAATGGTTTCCCAAGAATAAGTTTTACTGAAGTGTCCTCTTACACTACAGCTGTGAAGTGACTtatgaataataaaatatatatatgatgtatCTTGACTTTATACCtgatgtttgctgcttatgttTAATTCTAATGTCCTGCTTTGTTGTGTGCTATTTTTCAGTACAGAACTTACAAAAACACATTATTTTCTGCCATGTATTTTTTCTTCCTGTCTTCATTTCCTCTTCTCCCCATTTTAGGGGCTTCTTTCCAGAGTACAATGCTCTTCATATTTTCCCGAATGTCTGATTGAAATACGAATCATGCTACCGGCCAAGAAAAGTgctataaatatattttaccaATACAGTCGTTATATTTTGAATCGGTGTGCCATCTTATGTATGATATCCGAAATGGAACCGCCCCGCTCAATATTCTAAACCTTTTCACGGATACCAAAAGCGTTCATTCTTACAATACACGATCATCAACCTCAAATAAATTCTACATACAAAAATCTAGACTTGAAATCCAGCGAAATTATTTTTCAAGAGTAGGCGCAAGGGTGTGGAATGAGCTGCCACAGTCATTGAGAGAGTCCTCCAAAAAcagtttaaaacaaaactgCGTTCAGCCCTTGTTGATATCCTTATTAAATATGATGACTATGATGACCATTGCACGCATAATCCCTTAGGATAGACTGCTAAGCAATGACTGTGGTCATTGCGGGCCCATGCTCACTAAATCCTTCCCCAGGAGAGTCGGGAAGGTATACATACCAAAAATGGCGTCGAAGGGGAAGACGGGAGATTTGAAATCGCGCCGTAAATGTACGAATTCTAAGACAAATATGCATTTCTCGCTGCCAAGAAAGGCTTGAAGTACAAATTAAACAtatcttttctttcatttgggaattttttttttcgttggaTATCAAATCATTAGATTTGGGGGCATTCTTTATTGACTGGTCTCGTAACGATAatggccgccatgttggacTTTTTCTCCATTTGAAAAATGGGGGCGGGGCTTAGGCTTTTTTATACCGCGCCTTCGTGCTTAAACTAACTTCGATTTCCTATTTTTCCCCTAGGGAgtcattttgttaaaaatactTTGCGTTTTGCTTTGCAAGCAGCACATCATGAGTTTGTTGCAATAGTATAGCCAGCTGGTTGCAAGTAAATTGCCAGCATGTTGTACACCTACCCGGTCTTAGCAAAGTTCGTCCACAGCTGAATGACGTCACGACTGAAGTTCGCATCTACAGGATTTGAGGCGTTGCTAAGCAACGGAAATCCAAACACGAACATAAGCTCAGATGCATGGTAAGCCCTCTGCCAAGATGGGACAGGCTTTCCCGTGAAGTAAAGCGGCCCGCGATATTGGATCTCGTAAAAATAAGTGGGGCACCCTCTAGCGAGGAATGCGCTGGCTGATAGAACTGCCGGCGCGGTAAACATCGCGTCGGTCATCATGTCCACGTACATACGTCTGAAAACCCGATTAGAAATAGTTAGACAGAGAGACAGAACGAATAGATAAAACAGACAGACGACGGAAGTAAGATAGacagattgattgacagaaggGACGgagaaacagacagacagatgaatggacagacagacagatgaATGGAAAGGCAGACAGGCAAACCTGTTTCGGTAAGGATCGGTGATGTTGGTCCAGTCAGTGTACTGGAAAGTGACGGCTGCGGGCGAGGCAGGAGTCTGATAGGTTGCCTTCACAGCATTCAAGAAAAACTCTCGAGGCATCCCATCGGAGATATTGAAAGGCACTAGaatagtttaaaaaaacgttGAATCATGGCTATAGATAAGTCTAATAAAATGCACACAAGAATGCTTACTGATTTCTAACTTACTTTTTTCGGGAATCATAACTGTCCCATCATCGTCGGTTGTACCGATCATGACATTCACATCATTAAATTTGCCTTCTCTCAACAGCGTGATCGGTGAATCTGAGGGATAGATGGATAACATGCGGGACCTCTGAGGTGTCACGCTGGGCTGTGTGACAGAGCTACAATGGCTGCGAAGAAGACTTTCACATCCACAGCCCATTCAAATTATCGTATTTAGTTAATATTAATTCGCTTTAATTAACAGGGATTCCTTGCTCAGTGTTGTGTAGGGGCGTGAAGTGGCGGTGTGATTGACCTATAGGATAGGGTTCTATAAATCAATACCCAGCAGATACtcaacactgcaagtaccatggccaaggtTTAAGGCTATGGCGAATGGTGGATTTGGTGGGAAGTTCGAAGTTGGATTATCATTTGCGGAGCTGGGTGTCAGAGTTATGGATATAGAAAGCAGATAGGAAATTTACAGTTTAGTCAGCACAAACGTTGCTAATCGACTTGAAAATGGTAGGTTAACGTATCCGGGATGAACATCAAGGAGTTATGCTTACCAGGCAAGAAGTTCCCATCTATTACAGGCGAGATATGGGCGCCACCCGtgtatttaattttatttgtcGCCTCCACGATTTGGGTAAAGTTCTTATCCTTCAGGCACTCTACCATGTTCTCTAAGTCTGCACAGCCAATGACCTTGCCAAATGAGCTATAAAAAAGCCATAAAAATCACTTCGTAATAAGTTGAGTCAATTTCTTTAACAGAAATGGGAGCTCGCTCTTCGTTCTGTATTACAAAAGGCGCATGATCCAAACTGAGCGACTGATTCACTAAGACCTTTCTCGATTATGCTAGTACAACTGGCATTTAATGATACTAGAAATTCTCGCATAAAACTAAACAACATGCTAAAATAACGGctggtttctttaaaaaataccaCTTGAATTCCGAagaatgttttcttttatttcaaacAAAACGTTCAAACTCTTACATTCTCATAGATTTCTTTTAGAATTTCCgtccgacccctctggccctCCCCCTGTCTATCTTGCAAGTTTGTGGCCGACGTCACTTCGCTGAGCAAGAGAAAGATTTGCCTGCTGACCACCCACACCTGACCATCCGTAACACAACGTATACTCAGAAACAGTCGAGACAGACAGAAAACAATCTTTAGGGTTCTTTATCCTAAAGATTAAAATCTGTATCAAAgtcataaaaaaagacaaatgcAAGCGATTgtatttcaagaaaaaaaggctagcattttttggggggaaaacgagattttttttcttgaaacaaAAAATGCTTTCTTTTGTCATTTTTCCTGACCGAGAAAGGCACGAAGCCTTCCGAAGCCTCGCTTTCGCACTAGAATTCCACAGGAACCCAATTTTTTTTGGATTGACCATAAAAATACGTTTAGCACCAATTGTATGCCAGGGTCGCTTTCGCGCAAGTAAGTACAAGGCACTACAAGTGCAAAGATAATGGAAATACCTTGCTTTCTCTCGCGCATGAGTGTAATCTGAGAACGCCCACATGGGCGGGGCGCTACCACTCTGAGGAATAGCGCTACGGAACAAGCCATTGGCCAGCGGAGATAGCATGAGTAGACCAACACTAGCACCCCCAGCAGACTCTCCAAATATGGTCACCTTCCCAGGATCCCCTCCGAACCTGCCAAAGAAAAACATGTGATCGTGGGGGCTGGCAAGGGGAGACAACAAGGCATTTTTGCCGCTAAATGAAGGTGATCCCTGTCCCCTTGACAAATATTCATGTCAACTAAGACACCTTGAACTTTATTAGACTGTTTCACACCAGGGTTtatgtttgttaactttgttCTGCATATTTAATACTAATGAATCAGGGCTGAGGGGGGTGTAAGAGCTTGCGGTGATGCGATTTTACCTTAAATCTGGCGCGGTATTTCGTATTTTATACCGAGGCATTGCGGTTTCTCTAAACTGTGCGGTTTACAGTTTTTGACTTATTTTGACGGTTTTGCGGTTTTTGGCGTTTTCCTGTGCGGTTTTCGCACCCCCTTTACGCCCCCTCAGGGCTGATCCATTTGGAGGAGCCATTACATGTATTTATAATTATATGTCTGTAATAAGTTAAggtatttttaatttattttttatttattttaaggaTGAGGAGAGAAGAATCCTGGATACCTAAATCCCCGCCTATaactacagtggaacctggattttacgattaCATCGATTTACCTCGGAAGAAAGAAAATGCATCGTAAAATCAAGGTATTGCAACAAAGAtgtcctcgattttacgatgtAAAGGAAAACCCTTTGAAAATATCGTTGTAACGAGGTCGGGTTAATTATCAActataacaaaataataatattaagaCTACACAGTTTCTCTCTGTAAGACTGTGATCTGTGTCTAACAAGATctgtcaaataaaaatatcgattaACTGTATTGTACGTTTCTGGTgtcttgcgtttttctctctttgttgaTGGGAGAATCAGTAATATCGTTGTTTGGAGGTCAAAATTACGCTCGGGAGAACAGAtatgtatcgtaaaatcgagaatatcgTTGTATACATTACACTGTATTTCCGCCGGGAGAAAGGAACGCtgtcgtaaaatcgaggttctcgtaaaatccagtatcgtgaaatccaggttccactgtacctCATTCAAGCTAACACACAAATGTGTTCAATACTgactccgcttttaggcagtgc from Nematostella vectensis chromosome 8, jaNemVect1.1, whole genome shotgun sequence encodes:
- the LOC5519394 gene encoding neuroligin-4, X-linked; protein product: MAFACNIALLLISLLHQVFSNELAPVVDTTNGPVRGLTVTLPTGHAVRRYMGIPFAKAERFKAPVNPEPWTTTKNAFNFGKICPQAITPYTANFKTSEMSEDCLNLNVFVPNNTAAGAMKSVMVWIYGGGFMNGANRLYESSILAGEGDVIVVVVNYRVGIFGFLATGKNGLTGNYGMLDQVKSLQWVKSNIYRFGGDPGKVTIFGESAGGASVGLLMLSPLANGLFRSAIPQSGSAPPMWAFSDYTHAREKASSFGKVIGCADLENMVECLKDKNFTQIVEATNKIKYTGGAHISPVIDGNFLPDSPITLLREGKFNDVNVMIGTTDDDGTVMIPEKMPFNISDGMPREFFLNAVKATYQTPASPAAVTFQYTDWTNITDPYRNRRMYVDMMTDAMFTAPAVLSASAFLARGCPTYFYEIQYRGPLYFTGKPVPSWQRAYHASELMFVFGFPLLSNASNPVDANFSRDVIQLWTNFAKTGDPNKPRHASFVWPAYDAQYQQYLRLKPSPSSAQHLRADRMAFWNVLMPQLIASENQPTVKPTTCRPASGAKQQVLPTTLVFLWFFVFTFVLTK